A genome region from Arachis duranensis cultivar V14167 chromosome 8, aradu.V14167.gnm2.J7QH, whole genome shotgun sequence includes the following:
- the LOC107460565 gene encoding uncharacterized protein LOC107460565 translates to MRFNSLKCAFAMEAEKFLGFMITQRGVEANPKKCEAILQMKSPGCIKDVQMLAGRLTTLSRFLGASAAKALPFFNLIRTRIAFEWTPACEETFKHFKEVLAAPPVLEKPKDGEPLYLYLAITDEAMAAVLVREEGKIQQPIYFVSKALQGAELRYSKLEKLALALLTSYRRLRQYFQGHQVVVRTDQGIRQVLQKPDLAGRMMTWAIELSHYGLQYEPSHVIKAQAMADFLVEVTGDPTEPPSIRWKLHVDGASNQTCGGAGIILESPTRVVYEQSIKFEFPVSNNQAEYETLLGGLVLAKEVRATRVKICSDSQVVTSQINETYQARDSLLQKYLEKVKELIGEFKDISVHHVLRERNTRADILSKLVSTKPGAGNRSLIQGLIKEPTVTLHLAKVNSSWMDPITDFLESSKLPEDEKSAKALRREAAKYAIIQGQLFKKGLCQPLLKCLRPDQTDYVLKEVHEGCCGHHIGGKALARKLIRAGYYWLTIIKDSKDFMRKFDLLGPLQVGPRQVKYLIVAIDYYTKWIEAEPLASISSSNCQKFMWRQVITRFGILEVVISDNGTQFTDKKFGEFLTGLGIKQKFSSMEHPQTNSQDEAANKVILLGLKKRLDKKKGS, encoded by the exons ATGAGGTTCAATTCACTCAAGTGCGCCTTTGCCATGGAAGCAGAAAAATTCTTAGGGTTTATGATAACCCAAAGAGGGGTGGAGGCCAACCCGAAAAAGTGCGAAGCAATACTCCAAATGAAGAGCCCAGGATGCATCAAAGACGTCCAGATGTTGGCAGGAAGGCTCACCACACTGTCCCGTTTCCTCGGGGCATCGGCTGCTAAAGCCCTACCATTTTTCAACTTGATAAGGACGAGGATAGCGTTTGAATGGACCCCTGCGTGTGAAGAAACGTTTAAGCATTTCAAGGAAGTACTTGCAGCACCACCTGTACTCGAAAAACCCAAGGACGGGGAACCACTATACCTGTACTTGGCCATAACTGATGAAGCGATGGCGGCGGTCTTGGTGCGAGAAGAAGGAAAGATCCAACAACCAATCTACTTTGTGAGTAAAGCGCTACAAGGAGCAGAACTAAGGTACAGCAAATTAGAGAAGCTAGCACTCGCACTCCTGACCTCTTATCGTAGACTACGACAGTACTTCCAAGGTCATCAAGTGGTCGTGAGGACAGATCAGGGAATCCGACAGGTACTCCAGAAACCCGACTTAGCGGGAAGAATGATGACCTGGGCTATTGAGCTATCTCACTACGGCTTGCAATATGAACCCAGTCATGTGATCAAAGCACAGGCCATGGCCGACTTCTTGGTAGAAGTAACAGGAGACCCAACCGAGCCACCGAGCATACGGTGGAAGCTCCATGTAGACGGAGCCTCCAACCAGACGTGCGGAGGAGCCGGGATAATCTTGGAAAGCCCAACTAGAGTCGTTTACGAACAGTCGATCAAGTTTGAGTTCCCAGTGTCAAACAATCAAGCAGAGTACGAGACCCTTCTAGGCGGCTTAGTCCTGGCTAAAGAAGTTAGAGCCACAAGAGTGAAAATATGTAGCGATTCACAAGTCGTGACCTCACAGATCAACGAAACATATCAGGCCAGAGACTCGTTGCTGCAAAAATATTTAGAGAAGGTCAAAGAATTAATCGGGGAATTTAAGGATATCTCGGTGCACCATGTCCTGAGAGAGAGGAACACGCGGGCAGACATCTTGTCAAAGCTGGTAAGTACAAAGCCGGGAGCGGGAAATCGATCTCTCATCCAAGGCCTGATAAAAGAACCAACAGTTACCCTCCATTTAGCAAAGGTAAACTCCTCTTGGATGGACCCAATTACCGACTTCTTGGAAAGCAGTAAGCTCCCTGAAGACGAGAAGTCGGCAAAAGCATTGAGAAGGGAGGCGGCCAAGTATGCAATCATACAAGGCCAATTGTTTAAAAAGGGACTCTGCCAACCCCTGCTGAAGTGTCTGCGTCCCGACCAAACGGACTATGTGCTTAAGGAGGTCCATGAAGGATGTTGCGGTCACCACATTGGGGGCAAAGCCCTAGCAAGAAAGCTCATCAGAGCCGGCTACTATTGGTTGACGATAATAAAGGATTCTAAAGATTTCATGAGAAAAT TCGACCTCCTAGGACCCCTCCAGGTTGGCCCTAGGCAAGTCAAGTACTTAATAGTCGCTATTGACTACTACACCAAGTGGATAGAAGCCGAACCGCTTGCCAGCATATCATCGTCCAACTGCCAGAAGTTTATGTGGAGGCAAGTCATAACTAGGTTCGGTATCCTGGAGGTCGTCATCTCTGATAACGGGACGCAATTCACTGATAAGAAGTTCGGAGAGTTCCTCACCGGCTTGGGTATAAAGCAAAAGTTCTCATCCATGGAACATCCACAGACGAACAGCCAAGACGAGGCCGCGAATAAGGTCATCTTGCTAGGCCTCAAAAAGCGGCTTGATAAGAAGAAGGGATCATGA